In Oryza sativa Japonica Group chromosome 8, ASM3414082v1, the sequence CTCTGCATAAGGTTCATTTTCCATTGTGTGATTGTGTGCAATCTTGATGTTGGGCATTTTCTCCACCTTTTGACTGTGCCAAATCCAATCTCCACAGTTCTGGCCAATTATTCAAATCGCATGCTTAGTTGTGCTAAATCTGCTATAATAATTATTCCATTCTACTTTTATGAAGCCGTGTGACTAATCGTCAGCTAGTTGATAAATCGGATAGGGAGCACGACTTGAGGGATACGACTTTGACTTGGCACCAGAGGACGCATTGGAGCAAGGGCAGCTACAGGGTGCCGCTTGGCAGGCCTGGTTTATCGAGCCCATTGAGTGAAAAGGGGGATGAGAGGATTGTCGGGTCCATTGGGCACAGCAAGTAGTAGCAGACTAGCAGTAGAAGTAACTGGTATATATAGTAATAACAGTCTGAAGTCAACTAAATGACAGTCACGACTATCCTTGGAAGATGGGCAATCGACTTTACTGACTAAAAAAACATCTATTCTAATATTCCACAGGACAAAACTGTAGGCTATACTTTATACTTATTGCCTTTCTTGGGCATTCAAATGGACAGTGAAATACGTACTGATGGAAATTGCAGGCTATAGTACTATACTTTATACTGTTGCAGTATGGTGTTAATATCCCAACCCGCTTACGCACATGTACAAGGAAGCAGATGGGTGATGCTGAAGTTTCAGCAATTGCTGGCAAAAATACGTGTTCAGTTTGGTACATGTTGATAAGTTGCTAAATTGTTGAGTGTCCTGTTGTTTGATCTTAGAAATAAGCAAGATAGATGTGCTGACTGTAGTCTGATGTGGGGAAGGTAATCAAAGCGCTCTAGAGGATAACTACTCACATTCCTGTTGGGACACGAGGGAGTTCCTGAAAATcctcaaaaataattcatggaAATAGTGCACACTAGGGTTTGAGTGCTTGTGAATTCCCTTCAACAAGTGTTGGTATACGTAGTTGCCTACAAAGAacaaatgaaacaaaaatacAGAGAAAAGTATGTCCTGAGCTTTTTGGTGAGGGtatcaattaaacaaaaataccAGAGAAAAGTATGTCCTGAGCTTTTTGGTGAGGGTATCAATTATTTGCCACCCCTAAAATTGATTCTTATGAGGATTTGCCACTCAAATGTCCAAGCAATGTACCGTATGACTAAAATTTGGAAAGTGTAGGTGGCATATAACTTGTACAATAAGAAATTTTTCTTAGTTTTTTGGGACATATCTTATGTTGTATCTATATAATGAGAGTGGTTAGCCACTTAGGCGGTTACCTTGAATCCTTGATAGTGGAAGGTCTGTTTCAGTATACCCCTCCTGGCTTTAGCGTTCTTTTACTAGATATGTCTTACTTGATCCTGGATCCTACTTATTATACAGCTGTCAGTCAGTTGTTAAGTGTCTCAACTTTGTTGATGTTTCTGAATCATGTCCTTTGAGAAAGCTATATCTTTTGCGCATACTGCAGCAGTCACTTTTGTTGTTGAAGTATTCTATTCTTCCATTGATTATAATATATGCAAACGATCTTTGATTATTTCAGATAGACCGACAAGAGTACTTTCGGATAAGGGAAAGGAGGTTGTGCACCAGGAACTACTTCTTTGTTGGACTAATAAAGAAGGGTTAAAATGACTGGTGAAACAAGGAAAGAACGGTCCAAGTGGGATACAAAAGGACCTCCTGATATAGTGGAGATCAGTGAAGATGAGTCTCTTCCTATGAATATGGATGATCATAAAAAGGGCAATGATGATCATAGAAAGGGCAGTGATTTGCTCCCTTCTCAGGATTTTGGTCATGGTAATGACAAGCAAATTGGTGAATCTCTGAACCTCAAATCTACTGTCTCTATGCACCATGGTAGCGCTGGACATGAGCAGGATCGAGCTGATGGACTCAACAAAGATATCAAGGAAAGGTCATCCAAGGCATCCTCTGAAAGGTTGCCTCTTAGAATGGGTGATGAGGATCATAATAAAAATGACTGGCACAACAGAGGCTTTGAAAAGGCAGCTGGTAACCAAGGTATGAGCAGATATGCAGATGACAGAAGGCGTGGTGATGGGTGGGGTACAACTCTTAGCCGTGGTTATTCTTCTAGGATATCATCATCTGGTCCAGATGCGTGGAAGAGAAGTCGCAGTCCACTATCTCCAAGAGGTGGTTGGAACAGGTCACGCAGGTGTGTTTGAACAagtaattagtttaattaactGTGCAACTGGTAACTTTTTTCTTGTATATTGTGTAGCAGCTGTTGGAGATGATTTTAAAATGAAATTTATCAAGAATGAAATATCCAAGATAGATTGTATGGTTTGTTTGTTCTATAAATGTCAAAGATGATGCTCACATAAGAAGTTTTTACAATTTCTATGGAATACATTTATTTGAAATTCTAATGAAAAATTCAATTTACTAGTTTCTTTTCCCTGCCTctttaatatatttgttttcttttacaCTTTACAGGAACAGAAGCCGTTCTAGAAGTAGAAGCAGGAGCATAGGGCGAGGTAGAGGtagaagcagaagcagaagcagaagtCCTTATTTCAGTGACCGTGGATCTGAATGGAGGGTTGAGAGAAGCAGATCATCTGGAGGACCTGCTCTTCCCTGTAGGGATTTTGTAGCTGGTAGATGCAGAAGAGGCTCAAATTGCAGGTTCCCTCATGAAGATGGTGTGCGCAGGCAGTTTGATGAGCATTATCCTGTAGATTCAAGGGAAAAGTATGGGCATCAGAATAGGGACTTCATGGATCCACGAGAACAAGATGACTATTTAAGGAATAGGCCACCTCGAGGTGGCCATTATGATGAAGGAACTTGGGAAAGATCTGAACCTCGAAGGGAGTATCGGTCTACGATGCCATGCCATGATTTTGTCAAAGGAAGATGCAGTAGGGGTGCGAATTGCCGATATGTTCATGATGATTCCACCCCTCATGGTGGATGGAGAGATGAGGTTAGAGATAATGCTATTGGTAGAAGTGGCCCTGATTCATCATATGGGAACAGGACTGAGCACCGTAGAACAAATAAAAACCCCTGCAAATTTTTTGCTAACGGTGGATGCCGTCGTGGCCAAAATTGCCCATATCTCCACGAGGAAGCTTCCCAGAGCCAAATGGGACTGGGTGCACCTGATGAGCCTGGTTACACTGGTGGGCCTACAACAAGAGGAGATTACTTGAGCTGGAGTGAACAAAATAATTCTGTGCAGGCAAGTTCTCATGTTTTGTCAAGAGATGACAGAGAAAACCCTGTTCCTCAGGGTACTGGCAGAAATGATTCTCGATATGAGAACAAAAACCGGCATTCCAAAGATGCTGGAAGTAGTCAGTACCAGATATTCCCTCAGGATGATTTTGGTTCAGTAGGGCAAAACAAACCTGAAATAGCTGCTTCACAACTGCCACAGTTCATACCTTCTGTCCAAACAGGCACAGAGAGCATAAACATTGACAAGGTATCTGACATGGGTGGTCAGAGTGGACCTGGAACCGTTGGCAATTTGAGTATGCAAATCGGGATGCATTCTGCTAATCTTTTAGGAGGGCATAACTTGGGCCAAAAAGCAGAGAGCCAAGATGCAATTTCTCAAATTTCTGCTGCACCATCTCTTCCGGGCGCCACCCAATTGCAGAATACTACATCCTCAGTGCCTTTGAATAGCCAAGTTCAGCAAAGTGACTTTTCATTACATCCAAATAGGCAGGACCAGTTTGCAGTTCCTCATGCAACTACAAATAACTCTGCTCCTAGCATGCAGAGCCAGCCAGTTGCTCCTTATATGGGGCACAGCCAACACGGCTACATTATGGGGGCACAATCATTACCAGATCTCTCTGTGCATAATGGACAAATTTTCAATGTTGGTCAAGTTCCACAGAATCTTCCAACAATCGTGCATGCTGGGCAGAATCAGGCAACAAGTGACACACCCAACCTGGGCCGAGATAGTGGTGATCAAGGCTTGCAAAACACACATAATTTCCAGCCTGTTGCTCCAAATGAGCAAACTCAGAGTCAAACCTTGCAAGGGTTATCAGTGGTGGCCAGTTCCAGCTCAGTTGATATGGCTGGAGCTCCTCTTTCTCACAATGCAGTGTCAAGTCAGGAAGAAGTCCGTCGTGTTACTGCATCTTTGGCCCAGTACTTTGTTCCTTCTCTGACTGCTGATACCTCTGGGCTGCAGTCGTCTCAGCCTGATCCAAATTCGAGTTTGATGAACAATTCGTCTGCTGCACCTCAAGCAGTTCAACCTAATCACTGGCCTTGGTTACAACAAGCAGGAATGGTCCAACCTTCACATATTGTTCCACCTGAACAACCAGCTCCCCAGACATTTCAGGCACCAATGGCTGCTGGTAGTAGTAATGGCAACCCTCTGCTTTTACCCCATTCGGTTGCACCGACTGTTCCTGCTGCTGCCTTGGCGACCAATGAAACTACACCTGCAGAAAATAAGAAAGAAGAACCAAAGGACACTGATGCTGAGGCTAATGAAGATGGTGAGAACAAGAAGAGCAAGGATTCCAAGGCGTTGAAGATGTTTAAGCTTGCACTGGCTGACTTTGTGAAGGATGCACTTAAGCCCACCTGGAAAGAGGGTCAAATGAGCAGAGAGGTTCATAAAACAATTGTGAAGAAGGTTGTCGACAAAGTTACGACCACAGTTGAAAATACTCCTCAAACAAAAGAGAAGATTGATATTTACATGTCCTACTCCAGAGAAAAGCTAAACAAACTCGTCCAGGTAACAATGAGCTTCCACTCTCAGCGCTGTCCACCTGGCATCTCTTGTCATTTGAGAAACTAAACTCACACATATAGGCTAATTGGGCTGTGTTTGTGTGTAGGCATATGTTGGCAAGTATGCCAAGAAAGATTGAAGACATGGTGCCTGTTCTTCCTGCATTGTATTAGAAAGATTGAAGCAGCCTTAGCTGTCCCCAAGTTTAGGATTCTTCTTTTGTCTTCAAAGCTAGTTTAGGATCCTGTAATTTAGGGATTTGATTAAAATCACAAACATATTTTTCCCCTCCCAATTTCAATGTTCACTATGGTGGTTTGACAGGTAGAGTATTTTGCTGGTAGGGCAACTGAACCAAATGTTACCTCAATGTAACTTTTGTAGAATATTCATCCGAGTCAT encodes:
- the LOC4344611 gene encoding zinc finger CCCH domain-containing protein 55 translates to MTGETRKERSKWDTKGPPDIVEISEDESLPMNMDDHKKGNDDHRKGSDLLPSQDFGHGNDKQIGESLNLKSTVSMHHGSAGHEQDRADGLNKDIKERSSKASSERLPLRMGDEDHNKNDWHNRGFEKAAGNQGMSRYADDRRRGDGWGTTLSRGYSSRISSSGPDAWKRSRSPLSPRGGWNRSRRNRSRSRSRSRSIGRGRGRSRSRSRSPYFSDRGSEWRVERSRSSGGPALPCRDFVAGRCRRGSNCRFPHEDGVRRQFDEHYPVDSREKYGHQNRDFMDPREQDDYLRNRPPRGGHYDEGTWERSEPRREYRSTMPCHDFVKGRCSRGANCRYVHDDSTPHGGWRDEVRDNAIGRSGPDSSYGNRTEHRRTNKNPCKFFANGGCRRGQNCPYLHEEASQSQMGLGAPDEPGYTGGPTTRGDYLSWSEQNNSVQASSHVLSRDDRENPVPQGTGRNDSRYENKNRHSKDAGSSQYQIFPQDDFGSVGQNKPEIAASQLPQFIPSVQTGTESINIDKVSDMGGQSGPGTVGNLSMQIGMHSANLLGGHNLGQKAESQDAISQISAAPSLPGATQLQNTTSSVPLNSQVQQSDFSLHPNRQDQFAVPHATTNNSAPSMQSQPVAPYMGHSQHGYIMGAQSLPDLSVHNGQIFNVGQVPQNLPTIVHAGQNQATSDTPNLGRDSGDQGLQNTHNFQPVAPNEQTQSQTLQGLSVVASSSSVDMAGAPLSHNAVSSQEEVRRVTASLAQYFVPSLTADTSGLQSSQPDPNSSLMNNSSAAPQAVQPNHWPWLQQAGMVQPSHIVPPEQPAPQTFQAPMAAGSSNGNPLLLPHSVAPTVPAAALATNETTPAENKKEEPKDTDAEANEDGENKKSKDSKALKMFKLALADFVKDALKPTWKEGQMSREVHKTIVKKVVDKVTTTVENTPQTKEKIDIYMSYSREKLNKLVQAYVGKYAKKD